In Mycetocola zhujimingii, one DNA window encodes the following:
- a CDS encoding DUF3710 domain-containing protein, with protein sequence MSKKKKNIEAAANPDVDVQDESESTDVDVADVDDSNPSTELAESEDAEEPDALDISKSAPDNRASDGPFDESEANPVRPYIDLGGVKILPRDGLNLRLEVEESTKRIVAVGLDYAGSTLQIQPFAAPRSTGLWHETREQIQEQIARQGGTVTERDGAFGPELLAEVPVVASAGGAPGTRIARFVGVDGPRWFLRGVIAGDAATQEEAAALVEDLFRSVVVVRGSAPMPPRDLIPLVMPPTAARTD encoded by the coding sequence ATGAGCAAGAAGAAAAAGAACATCGAAGCGGCAGCCAATCCCGACGTCGACGTTCAGGATGAGTCCGAGTCGACCGATGTGGATGTTGCCGACGTCGATGACTCAAACCCATCGACTGAACTTGCGGAGTCCGAGGACGCCGAGGAGCCGGACGCGCTCGATATCTCGAAGTCCGCGCCGGACAACCGCGCAAGCGATGGCCCGTTCGACGAGTCAGAGGCCAACCCGGTCAGGCCGTACATCGATCTCGGCGGTGTAAAGATCCTTCCCCGCGATGGACTCAACCTCCGGCTCGAGGTCGAGGAGAGCACGAAGCGCATTGTTGCCGTCGGACTCGACTACGCAGGTTCGACCCTCCAGATCCAGCCGTTCGCCGCGCCCCGCAGCACGGGACTGTGGCACGAGACCCGCGAGCAGATCCAGGAACAGATCGCCAGGCAGGGTGGAACGGTCACGGAGCGCGATGGCGCTTTCGGTCCGGAACTGCTGGCCGAGGTTCCCGTTGTCGCCAGCGCCGGCGGAGCGCCAGGGACACGGATCGCACGGTTCGTCGGTGTCGACGGTCCCCGCTGGTTCCTCCGCGGTGTCATCGCCGGTGACGCAGCGACCCAGGAGGAAGCTGCTGCACTCGTCGAGGATCTCTTCCGCAGCGTTGTGGTTGTCCGCGGTTCGGCACCCATGCCTCCGCGCGACCTGATCCCGCTCGTGATGCCGCCGACGGCGGCTCGGACGGACTGA
- a CDS encoding DUF3159 domain-containing protein: MPGHDEDSTTAGQAAPASNLDGDPGGDKGSADTGETAAVVGAALADAARKAGLDSLARADRPNGYVLLEAMGGIRGIIEAVVPGLLFLVVYTVSKNLPLSLGVSVGVAAVLTVARLVQKTPVASAVGGLIGAVASAVFALMTNRPEDNFVLGFVTNGAYGAALLISVLVGWPLIGLVAGYLMSDSTAWKKDAVKRRTFMILTLCWAGMFIARLAVQLPLYAAGNVEWLAATKLLMGLPLYAPLLILTWLVVRALYRTSPVRP; this comes from the coding sequence ATGCCGGGCCACGACGAGGACAGCACAACGGCCGGGCAGGCCGCGCCCGCCAGTAACCTCGACGGCGACCCCGGCGGCGACAAGGGCAGCGCCGACACCGGCGAAACAGCTGCTGTTGTCGGCGCGGCCCTCGCCGACGCCGCAAGGAAAGCGGGCCTCGACTCGCTGGCGCGTGCCGACCGACCCAACGGGTACGTGCTGCTCGAGGCGATGGGCGGCATCCGGGGGATCATCGAGGCTGTCGTGCCCGGCCTGCTCTTCCTCGTGGTCTACACAGTCTCGAAGAACCTGCCGCTGTCCCTCGGTGTATCCGTCGGCGTAGCGGCTGTCCTGACCGTGGCCAGACTGGTGCAGAAGACCCCGGTGGCAAGCGCGGTCGGCGGTCTCATCGGCGCAGTGGCATCCGCTGTCTTCGCGCTGATGACCAACCGACCGGAAGACAACTTCGTTCTCGGTTTCGTGACCAATGGTGCCTACGGCGCAGCCCTGCTCATCTCGGTGCTCGTCGGGTGGCCGCTGATCGGTCTGGTCGCCGGCTATCTGATGAGTGATTCGACAGCGTGGAAGAAGGATGCCGTCAAGCGGCGGACGTTCATGATCCTCACGCTCTGCTGGGCGGGGATGTTCATCGCGAGGCTCGCTGTGCAGTTGCCGCTCTACGCTGCGGGAAACGTTGAATGGCTCGCGGCGACAAAGCTGCTTATGGGGCTGCCGCTCTATGCCCCTCTTCTGATCCTCACCTGGCTGGTCGTCCGCGCGTTGTACCGCACCAGTCCTGTTCGCCCCTGA
- the dxs gene encoding 1-deoxy-D-xylulose-5-phosphate synthase translates to MGLLESIRGPRDLDALSKDQLNQLAAEIRTFLVSEVSRTGGHLGPNLGVVELTLAIHRVFDSPSDAIVFDTGHQSYVHKLLTGRQDFENLRERGGLAGYPQRSESPHDIVESSHASSSLSWADGISRAFEMTGQTERSVVAVVGDGALTGGMTWEALNNISDDNTRRLVIVVNDNGRSYAPTIGGMARFLNTVRTRRTYKDLYITSQRMFDRLGGPGRAFYRGVRGGTHGFLSRFSNNEALYSNLDIKYIGPVDGHDLNAMQEALEQAKNYGTPVIVHAITQKGKGFAPAVDDEADQFHAVGKIDPLTGVSMSSSSAETWTGVFSDTLVGLAEQNDRIVGVTAAMLRPTGLHKLAERFPDRVHDVGIAEQHAATSAAGLAFGGLHPVVAIYATFINRAFDQILMDIALHKAGVTFVLDRAGVTGPDGPSHHGIWDLAILQLVPGIRLAAPRDAERLREELAEAIGVDDAPTVIRFPKGSVQEPIPALRRTDDNVDVLYESHKPDVLIVTVGPMAEIGLDVARRLEAQGIGATVIDPRWVVPVPASVIEFARDHRLVITIEDGIRVGGVGTRIRQDLRSAGVDTAVDELGLPDTFIDHATREQIMIDAGLTGQQIARDVVAQVLGSRIPVARPEPESGVSEPSEHSSEQA, encoded by the coding sequence ATGGGTCTTCTTGAGTCGATACGGGGTCCACGGGACCTTGATGCCCTCTCGAAGGATCAGCTGAACCAACTGGCTGCCGAGATCCGCACTTTTCTGGTGAGCGAAGTCTCCCGAACCGGCGGACACCTCGGCCCCAACCTTGGGGTCGTCGAACTGACGCTCGCAATACACCGCGTCTTCGATTCGCCGTCTGACGCCATTGTCTTTGACACGGGGCACCAGTCCTACGTGCACAAGCTGCTCACCGGACGTCAGGACTTCGAGAACCTGCGGGAACGCGGCGGACTCGCCGGGTATCCCCAGCGCAGTGAATCTCCGCACGACATCGTCGAAAGCTCCCACGCGTCGAGTTCCCTGAGCTGGGCAGACGGAATCTCCCGTGCATTCGAAATGACCGGGCAGACCGAGAGAAGCGTCGTCGCCGTTGTCGGTGACGGTGCGCTGACCGGCGGAATGACCTGGGAAGCGCTCAACAACATCAGCGACGACAACACCCGTCGCCTGGTCATCGTCGTCAACGACAACGGCCGGTCGTACGCCCCGACGATCGGCGGAATGGCGCGGTTCCTCAACACGGTGCGTACGCGGAGAACCTACAAGGATCTCTACATCACGAGCCAGCGCATGTTCGACCGGCTCGGCGGACCGGGTCGCGCGTTCTACCGGGGTGTCCGCGGTGGCACCCACGGATTCCTGAGCCGCTTCAGCAACAACGAGGCGCTGTATTCCAACCTCGACATCAAGTACATCGGTCCCGTCGACGGACACGACCTCAACGCGATGCAGGAAGCCCTCGAACAGGCCAAGAACTACGGCACCCCCGTGATCGTTCATGCGATCACCCAGAAGGGCAAGGGGTTTGCGCCCGCCGTCGATGACGAAGCGGACCAGTTCCATGCGGTCGGCAAAATCGATCCCCTCACCGGTGTATCGATGTCGTCGAGCAGTGCCGAGACCTGGACGGGCGTCTTCAGTGACACGCTTGTCGGTCTCGCCGAGCAGAACGACAGGATCGTCGGGGTGACCGCTGCAATGCTCCGACCGACCGGGCTGCACAAGCTCGCCGAGCGTTTTCCCGACCGGGTTCACGACGTCGGAATCGCCGAGCAGCACGCCGCAACGAGCGCCGCCGGCCTCGCGTTCGGTGGACTGCACCCCGTTGTGGCGATCTACGCGACCTTCATCAACCGTGCGTTCGACCAGATCCTCATGGACATCGCACTCCACAAGGCCGGGGTCACTTTTGTCCTCGACCGGGCAGGAGTGACCGGGCCTGACGGTCCGTCGCACCACGGTATCTGGGATCTCGCGATCCTCCAGCTGGTCCCAGGCATCCGTCTCGCAGCGCCGCGAGACGCCGAGCGGCTGCGTGAGGAACTGGCCGAGGCCATCGGAGTCGACGACGCACCGACGGTGATCAGGTTCCCGAAGGGCAGCGTGCAGGAGCCGATACCGGCGCTCCGCCGCACCGACGACAACGTCGACGTTCTCTACGAGAGCCACAAACCTGACGTCCTCATCGTCACGGTTGGCCCGATGGCAGAAATCGGACTCGACGTCGCACGTCGGCTCGAAGCACAGGGCATCGGCGCGACGGTGATCGACCCGCGCTGGGTCGTTCCGGTTCCGGCGAGTGTTATCGAGTTCGCGCGGGACCACCGCCTCGTCATCACGATCGAGGACGGAATCCGCGTCGGAGGAGTCGGCACGCGCATCCGACAGGACCTGCGGAGCGCCGGAGTCGACACCGCAGTCGACGAGCTCGGCCTGCCGGACACGTTCATCGACCATGCGACGCGCGAGCAGATCATGATCGACGCTGGTCTCACCGGCCAGCAGATCGCGCGGGACGTTGTCGCGCAGGTCCTCGGCAGTCGCATCCCTGTGGCGCGGCCCGAGCCGGAGTCCGGTGTCAGCGAGCCGTCCGAGCACTCGAGCGAACAAGCGTAG
- a CDS encoding DUF3093 domain-containing protein: MAEYRERLWPAVWIVCVTALVIPASLLVLAPISVVAGAVTGVVLYLGCLLLFIYGAPVIEVKDGILSVGRASIPVRLIGDAQAFDGDEATLERGQRLDARAFLVIRGGIRGVVRLQIVDPIDPTPYWLLSSRHPTKLAAAISRSQRPDVPIKT; encoded by the coding sequence ATGGCCGAATATCGAGAACGTTTATGGCCTGCCGTGTGGATCGTCTGCGTGACGGCACTCGTGATCCCGGCAAGCCTGCTGGTGCTGGCTCCGATCTCAGTGGTCGCCGGCGCTGTCACCGGGGTGGTGCTTTACCTCGGCTGCCTTCTCCTCTTTATTTACGGTGCGCCGGTGATCGAGGTGAAGGACGGCATCCTCAGTGTCGGGCGCGCATCGATTCCCGTGCGGCTGATCGGAGATGCCCAAGCTTTCGACGGTGATGAAGCGACCCTCGAGCGAGGCCAGCGCCTCGACGCGCGAGCGTTCCTCGTCATCCGTGGCGGCATCCGCGGTGTCGTCAGGCTGCAGATCGTCGACCCGATCGACCCGACACCCTACTGGTTGCTGTCATCGCGCCACCCAACAAAACTGGCCGCTGCGATCTCGCGATCACAACGGCCAGATGTTCCCATCAAGACTTAG
- the sepH gene encoding septation protein SepH: MHDLKVIGVEDGALIAATESGERFRLVIDEVLQSHVRRSRKEPSQGPKPSPREVQAHIRSGLSAEEVADITGADLEYVQRFEGPVLAEREHIVGAALSVHVLTTIDPTREDDDDTFGSAIRARLESLGASEERWTSWKEPSGGWVVKLAFTASEIDHDARWSFEPKKQALAPMNSEAVTLSKQGELPQQGLIPRLRAVERDDSRPDDSRFDSGAFNFRDSSDESLDLSPTIDISALGRPQASSKAAAAAAINRAEDAGSQSNQTADLLEALRKRRGERESAHTDEAQLETAKAPRADAPLPDKPQPAPTPAEAPVTPARGSGKRGRTSMPSWDEIVFGARTDED, translated from the coding sequence ATGCACGATTTGAAGGTCATTGGCGTTGAAGACGGCGCCCTCATCGCCGCGACAGAGAGCGGCGAGCGTTTTCGTCTCGTTATCGACGAGGTTTTGCAGTCCCATGTGCGCCGCAGCCGCAAGGAGCCGTCACAGGGTCCAAAGCCGAGCCCGCGTGAGGTTCAGGCCCACATCAGGTCAGGGCTGTCGGCCGAGGAGGTCGCCGACATCACCGGTGCCGACCTCGAGTACGTTCAGCGCTTCGAGGGCCCTGTTCTCGCTGAGCGCGAACACATCGTCGGTGCTGCACTGAGTGTGCATGTCCTGACCACCATCGACCCGACGCGCGAGGACGACGACGACACCTTTGGCTCAGCCATCAGGGCACGTCTCGAATCGCTCGGCGCGTCCGAGGAACGGTGGACCAGCTGGAAGGAGCCCTCGGGCGGCTGGGTGGTCAAGCTGGCGTTCACGGCCAGCGAGATCGACCACGATGCGCGGTGGAGCTTCGAGCCGAAGAAGCAGGCTCTCGCACCGATGAACAGTGAAGCGGTGACGCTGTCGAAGCAGGGCGAACTCCCACAGCAGGGCCTCATCCCCCGCCTTCGCGCCGTCGAGCGCGACGACTCACGTCCCGATGACAGCCGGTTCGACAGCGGAGCTTTCAACTTCCGCGACAGCTCCGATGAGAGCCTCGACCTGTCACCGACCATCGACATCTCTGCGCTCGGCCGCCCGCAGGCATCCTCGAAGGCAGCCGCCGCAGCCGCGATCAACCGGGCGGAAGACGCCGGCTCGCAGTCGAACCAGACCGCTGATTTGCTCGAGGCGCTGCGTAAGCGCCGGGGCGAACGAGAATCCGCGCACACCGACGAAGCACAGCTGGAAACAGCGAAGGCTCCGAGGGCTGATGCCCCTCTCCCCGACAAGCCGCAGCCGGCTCCGACGCCCGCCGAGGCACCGGTCACCCCGGCACGCGGCAGCGGCAAGCGCGGCCGCACGTCAATGCCGTCGTGGGACGAAATCGTCTTCGGGGCGCGTACCGACGAAGACTGA
- a CDS encoding alkaline phosphatase family protein has protein sequence MATMLPTDKAGARSLADVLPNSLAALRGIPNDLSLPAAESVVVVVVDGLGRSQLQARAGHARFLTSTKSDSIVSVFPSTTAAALATFATGVLPGTHGLVGYRTLDAANDRVVNQLNGWDDRMLPETWQRERTVFEKAGDDGIRTFAIGQAKYAASGFTRAILRGATYVSANTIAERRAAAVRVAREYPGSLTYLYIPELDRASHQYGWESDQWLSVLEAVDAEVSTLASQLPARTGLLVTADHGSVDVPASSHVLFDTAPELIDGVRHVGGEPRCLHLYLEPGATASDRETLARTWEKSESQRAWVATREELVASGLLGEVSAEVLPRIGDVIVAARKRIVYYDSRPADQSARKMIGQHGSLTHEERSIPLIRLGAFQR, from the coding sequence ATGGCCACAATGCTACCCACCGACAAAGCCGGCGCCCGCAGCCTTGCCGATGTTCTGCCGAATTCCCTCGCTGCGCTCAGGGGGATTCCAAACGACCTCTCGCTCCCCGCCGCTGAATCCGTCGTCGTTGTTGTTGTCGACGGACTCGGGCGGTCACAGCTGCAGGCCCGCGCCGGACACGCACGCTTCCTGACGTCTACGAAGAGCGACTCCATCGTGAGCGTCTTCCCGTCGACGACGGCGGCCGCGCTGGCCACCTTCGCGACGGGCGTGCTCCCCGGCACACACGGACTCGTCGGCTACCGCACCCTCGATGCCGCCAACGACAGGGTCGTGAACCAGTTGAACGGCTGGGATGACCGGATGCTTCCCGAGACCTGGCAGCGCGAGCGGACCGTCTTCGAAAAGGCGGGCGATGACGGCATCCGCACCTTCGCGATCGGGCAGGCCAAGTACGCGGCGTCTGGATTCACCCGAGCCATCCTGCGTGGCGCGACCTATGTGTCCGCGAACACCATCGCCGAGCGACGCGCGGCCGCTGTGCGCGTGGCGCGTGAGTACCCCGGTTCGCTGACCTACCTCTATATCCCCGAGCTCGATAGGGCCTCGCACCAGTACGGGTGGGAATCGGATCAGTGGCTGTCAGTGCTCGAAGCGGTCGACGCCGAGGTGTCCACGCTGGCTTCGCAGCTCCCGGCCCGCACGGGACTTCTCGTGACCGCCGACCACGGCTCAGTTGACGTTCCGGCGTCGTCCCACGTGCTGTTCGACACCGCACCGGAGCTGATCGACGGCGTGCGGCACGTCGGGGGAGAACCGCGCTGCCTGCACCTCTATCTTGAGCCGGGTGCAACGGCATCCGATCGGGAGACCCTCGCGCGGACCTGGGAAAAGAGCGAATCTCAGCGTGCCTGGGTGGCCACCCGCGAAGAACTCGTGGCGTCGGGTCTGCTCGGGGAAGTCTCCGCGGAGGTTCTTCCACGGATCGGAGACGTGATCGTTGCAGCGCGCAAACGGATCGTGTACTACGACTCGCGGCCGGCTGACCAGTCAGCGCGCAAGATGATCGGCCAGCACGGGTCACTGACCCACGAGGAACGGTCGATCCCGCTGATCAGGCTCGGCGCCTTTCAGCGCTGA
- a CDS encoding DUF4193 domain-containing protein, producing the protein MATDYDAPRKTDDDSESIEALKERVPDKLSGSVGDEDADNPGGFDLPGADLSDLDLDVVVLPPQADEFTCVECFLVKHRSQIDHESKLGPVCLECAA; encoded by the coding sequence ATGGCAACGGATTACGACGCCCCAAGGAAGACCGACGACGATTCAGAGTCGATTGAGGCCCTCAAGGAGCGCGTGCCAGACAAACTGTCAGGATCGGTCGGCGACGAAGATGCCGACAATCCTGGTGGTTTCGATCTGCCGGGCGCCGACCTTTCGGACCTGGACCTGGACGTTGTTGTGTTGCCCCCGCAGGCTGACGAGTTCACCTGCGTTGAGTGCTTCCTCGTGAAGCACCGCTCACAGATCGATCACGAGTCCAAGCTCGGACCGGTCTGCCTGGAGTGCGCAGCCTAA
- the dut gene encoding dUTP diphosphatase — protein sequence MTESVDVLIVAPELPNYAHPGDAGADLKSTEDLTLQPGERRVVGTGVSIALPDGYVAFVVPRSGLASKHGITVVNSPGTVDAGYRGEIRVTLLNTDSSEPYTISAGDRIAQMIVMPVSKARFVPVETLPGSLRGDRGFGSTGYDTIQTGAQS from the coding sequence GTGACCGAAAGCGTAGACGTACTCATTGTCGCCCCGGAACTGCCCAACTACGCCCACCCGGGCGATGCGGGCGCTGATCTCAAGTCTACTGAAGACCTGACACTCCAGCCGGGCGAGCGACGGGTCGTCGGAACCGGCGTATCGATCGCCCTTCCCGACGGCTATGTAGCCTTTGTGGTTCCCCGTTCCGGCCTGGCGTCCAAGCACGGCATCACCGTCGTCAATTCGCCGGGTACCGTCGACGCCGGATACCGTGGCGAAATCCGCGTGACGCTGCTGAACACCGACAGCAGCGAGCCGTACACGATTTCGGCGGGGGACAGGATCGCACAGATGATCGTCATGCCGGTTTCGAAGGCCAGATTTGTGCCGGTCGAGACGCTGCCGGGCAGCCTCCGCGGGGACAGGGGTTTCGGTTCCACCGGTTACGACACGATCCAGACAGGAGCCCAGTCATGA
- the acnA gene encoding aconitate hydratase AcnA, with protein sequence MSTVNSFGAKNTLTVGGTDYEIFRLDTVQGYEKLPFSLKVLLENLLRTEDGKNVTAEQIRTLGSWDPSAEPDTEIQFTPARVVMQDFTGVPCIVDLATMREAVAELGGDPTKINPLAPAELVIDHSVIADLFGTEDALERNVEIEYERNGERYQFLRWGQTAFEDFKVVPPGTGIVHQVNIEYLARVTYTREVNGALQAYPDTLVGTDSHTTMVNGLGVLGWGVGGIEAEAAMLGQPVSMLIPKVVGFKLSGSIPTGVTATDVVLTITQQLRKHGVVGKFVEFYGEGVAEVPLANRATIGNMSPEFGSTAAMFPIDDVTLDYLRLTGRSEEQVKLVEEYSKVQGLWHDPSVEPSFSEYLELDLSTVVPSIAGPKRPQDRIELTAAKTQFEVDLNNYADVEHDLVDLEVSESFPASDPPANTPESEHNNHVHSHTSSAPSTASKPTSVTLDDGSTFTLDHGAVTIAAITSCTNTSNPSVMLAAGLLARNAAKKGLTAKPWVKTTLAPGSKVVTDYYAKAGLTDDLEALGFYTVGYGCTTCIGNSGPLAEEISAAINESDLAVTAVLSGNRNFEGRINPDVKMNYLASPPLVIAYALAGSMNFDFETDALGKDTEGNDVFLKDIWPDSAEVQKTIDSSIDTEMFTHEYASVFEGDERWRSLPTPAGSTFDWNPESTYVRKPPYFDGMTMETTPVTDITGARVLAKLGDSVTTDHISPAGSIKADSPAGRYLTEHGISRKDFNSYGSRRGNHEVMIRGTFANIRLKNQLLDGVEGGYTRDFTQADAPESFIYDASQHYQEAGIPLVILGGKEYGSGSSRDWAAKGTSLLGVKAVITESFERIHRSNLIGMGVVPLQFPVGESWETLGLDGTESISIIGLDALNNGTTPKTVHVVAEPTEHSPEGKQPVEFDAVVRIDTPGEADYYRNGGILQYVLRSLV encoded by the coding sequence GTGTCTACAGTTAATAGCTTCGGGGCGAAGAACACACTCACAGTCGGCGGTACCGACTACGAGATCTTCCGTCTCGACACCGTCCAGGGCTACGAGAAGCTGCCGTTCAGCCTCAAGGTCCTTCTGGAGAACCTGCTCCGCACCGAAGACGGAAAGAACGTCACGGCTGAGCAGATCCGCACTCTCGGTAGCTGGGACCCCTCGGCGGAGCCTGACACCGAGATCCAGTTCACGCCCGCCCGCGTCGTCATGCAGGACTTCACCGGTGTTCCGTGCATCGTCGACCTCGCCACCATGCGGGAGGCCGTCGCCGAACTCGGTGGCGACCCCACCAAGATCAACCCGCTTGCCCCCGCAGAACTCGTCATCGACCACTCGGTGATCGCCGACCTCTTCGGCACCGAAGACGCACTCGAGCGTAACGTCGAGATCGAGTACGAGCGCAACGGAGAGCGCTACCAGTTCCTCCGCTGGGGCCAGACCGCGTTCGAAGACTTCAAGGTCGTGCCGCCGGGAACCGGCATCGTGCACCAGGTCAACATCGAGTACCTCGCCCGCGTGACGTACACCCGCGAGGTCAACGGCGCGCTCCAGGCGTACCCCGACACCCTCGTCGGTACCGACTCTCACACCACGATGGTCAACGGACTCGGCGTACTGGGCTGGGGCGTCGGCGGAATCGAAGCCGAGGCAGCGATGCTCGGCCAGCCCGTCTCCATGCTCATCCCCAAGGTCGTCGGTTTCAAGCTCTCGGGCTCCATCCCCACCGGTGTCACGGCGACAGACGTCGTTCTCACCATTACCCAGCAGCTCCGCAAGCACGGCGTTGTCGGCAAGTTCGTCGAGTTCTACGGTGAGGGCGTTGCCGAGGTTCCCCTCGCCAACCGCGCCACCATCGGAAACATGAGCCCCGAGTTCGGTTCGACCGCCGCGATGTTCCCCATCGACGATGTCACCCTTGACTACCTGCGCCTCACCGGCCGCAGCGAAGAACAGGTCAAGCTCGTCGAGGAGTACTCGAAGGTCCAGGGCCTGTGGCACGACCCGTCGGTCGAGCCCTCCTTCAGCGAGTACCTCGAACTCGACCTGTCGACAGTGGTTCCGTCCATTGCCGGCCCCAAGCGTCCTCAGGACCGGATCGAGCTCACCGCAGCGAAGACCCAGTTCGAGGTCGACCTGAACAACTACGCGGACGTCGAGCATGACCTCGTCGACCTCGAGGTCAGCGAGTCGTTCCCCGCTTCGGACCCGCCCGCGAACACGCCGGAGAGCGAGCACAACAACCACGTTCACTCGCACACGAGCTCAGCGCCATCGACGGCGTCGAAGCCGACCAGCGTGACGCTCGACGACGGTTCCACGTTCACCCTCGACCACGGCGCCGTCACCATCGCCGCGATCACGTCGTGCACGAACACCTCCAACCCGTCGGTCATGCTCGCCGCCGGTCTGCTCGCCCGAAACGCAGCGAAGAAGGGCCTCACAGCAAAGCCGTGGGTCAAGACGACGCTTGCGCCTGGTTCCAAGGTCGTCACCGACTACTACGCCAAGGCGGGACTCACCGACGACCTCGAAGCCCTCGGCTTCTACACCGTCGGCTACGGCTGCACCACGTGTATCGGTAACTCCGGTCCGCTCGCTGAGGAAATCTCCGCAGCGATCAACGAGAGCGACCTCGCGGTCACCGCTGTTCTCTCGGGTAACCGCAACTTCGAGGGCCGGATCAACCCGGACGTGAAGATGAACTACCTGGCAAGCCCGCCCCTCGTGATCGCGTACGCCCTCGCCGGGTCGATGAACTTCGACTTCGAGACGGATGCCCTCGGCAAGGACACCGAAGGCAACGACGTGTTCCTCAAGGACATCTGGCCAGACTCCGCCGAGGTCCAGAAAACGATCGACAGCTCGATCGACACCGAGATGTTCACGCACGAGTACGCGTCGGTCTTCGAGGGTGACGAGCGCTGGCGTTCGCTTCCGACCCCTGCAGGAAGCACGTTCGACTGGAACCCAGAGTCGACCTACGTCCGGAAGCCCCCGTACTTCGACGGCATGACGATGGAGACCACTCCGGTCACCGACATCACCGGTGCCCGTGTGCTCGCCAAGCTTGGCGACTCGGTCACGACCGACCACATCAGCCCGGCCGGATCGATCAAGGCGGACAGCCCGGCTGGCCGTTACCTGACCGAGCACGGCATCTCGCGCAAGGACTTCAACTCGTACGGGTCACGGCGTGGAAACCACGAGGTGATGATTCGCGGTACCTTCGCGAACATCCGTCTGAAGAACCAGCTGCTCGACGGCGTCGAGGGTGGATACACCCGCGACTTCACGCAGGCAGACGCACCCGAGTCGTTCATCTACGACGCGTCGCAGCACTACCAGGAAGCCGGCATCCCGCTCGTCATCCTCGGTGGCAAGGAATACGGCTCCGGTTCGTCTCGCGACTGGGCTGCAAAGGGTACGAGCCTGCTCGGCGTCAAGGCAGTCATCACCGAGAGCTTCGAGCGTATTCACCGCTCGAATCTCATCGGCATGGGTGTTGTCCCGCTGCAGTTCCCGGTTGGCGAGAGCTGGGAAACCCTGGGCCTCGACGGCACCGAGTCGATCAGCATCATCGGTCTGGACGCGCTGAACAACGGCACGACCCCGAAGACGGTCCACGTCGTCGCCGAGCCGACCGAGCACTCGCCGGAAGGCAAGCAGCCGGTTGAGTTCGACGCTGTCGTCCGTATCGATACGCCGGGTGAAGCCGACTACTACCGCAACGGTGGAATCCTTCAGTACGTGCTGCGGAGCCTCGTCTAA